From the genome of Nicotiana sylvestris chromosome 2, ASM39365v2, whole genome shotgun sequence, one region includes:
- the LOC104245034 gene encoding AAA-ATPase At2g18193-like: MYDVSKMQNTASTLFSAYASLAASMMLVRTMANDLIPKSLLTYIQSAISYLFTPLSSQLTIIIDEQCGMTRNQVYEAAEIYLRTKIGPNADRVRAHKTPKQKNINVSIEKDEEISDVYGVVQLKWKLVSVEPQDRSYTPEKRFFELSFNKKFKESVLNEYLPFVLTKAKEIQDNDRAVKLYTRDCPCGSDEDGYGYGGGGGGVWGSINLDHPATFDTLAMEPDMKKMIIEDLDRFVKRRDFYKKVGKAWKRGYLLYGPPGTGKSSLIAAMANYLKFDIYDLELTSLYSNSELRRILISTSNRSIIVIEDIDCSVEMHDRNLGHQPADTKLTLSGLLNFIDGLWSNCGDERIIVFTTNRKEKLDPALLRPGRMDMHIHMSYCTNQSFKILAFNYLGIRDHRLFLEIEGLIKNVEATPAEIAEELMRSEDADVVLEGVVNLLKRKADEANRIKDEKSPSTPEDDEKDEIEEEKVDEGEIQEAKRLRTEMLLHTLRNQRRGRMRIGRPNRGRRGRW, from the exons ATGTACGACGTCTCAAAAATGCAGAACACAGCATCAACCTTATTCTCGGCGTACGCTTCTTTAGCAGCGTCAATGATGCTTGTTCGCACCATGGCTAACGATCTCATCCCTAAATCCCTTCTCACTTACATCCAATCAGCTATAAGTTATCTCTTCACTCCGCTTTCTAGCCAGCTCACTATCATCATCGACGAACAGTGTGGTATGACCAGAAACCAAGTGTACGAGGCCGCCGAAATTTACCTTCGTACAAAGATCGGCCCTAACGCTGACCGAGTCCGTGCCCACAAAACCCCTAAACAGAAAAACATCAACGTTAGCATAGAGAAGGATGAAGAGATCAGTGATGTATACGGCGTCGTACAGTTGAAATGGAAATTGGTTTCTGTTGAGCCTCAAGACCGAAGTTATACCCCAGAAAAAAGATTCTTTGAGCTCAGTTTTAATAAGAAGTTTAAAGAAAGTGTGTTGAATGAGTATTTACCTTTTGTGTTGACTAAGGCTAAGGAAATTCAAGATAATGATAGGGCTGTGAAATTGTACACTAGGGATTGTCCTTGTGGTAGTGATGAAGATGGGTATGGGTATGGAGGTGGGGGTGGTGGGGTTTGGGGTTCAATAAACTTGGACCATCCTGCTACTTTTGATACTTTGGCTATGGAACCTGATATGAAAAAGATGATAATTGAAGATCTTGATAGATTTGTGAAAAGGAGAGATTTTTATAAAAAAGTTGGTAAGGCTTGGAAAAGAGGGTATCTTTTATATGGACCTCCAGGAACTGGGAAATCTAGCTTGATTGCTGCCATGGCCAATTACTTGAAGTTTGATATTTATGATTTGGAACTTACTAGTTTGTATTCTAACTCGGAATTAAGAAGGATTTTGATCTCTACTTCGAACCGATCTATTATTGTGATTGAAGATATTGATTGTAGTGTGGAAATGCACGATCGAAATCTTGGGCATCAACCCGCTGACACTAAG TTAACGTTATCTGGTTTGTTGAACTTCATTGATGGATTGTGGTCCAATTGTGGGGACGAAAGAATTATTGTATTCACAACCAACCGTAAGGAGAAATTAGATCCAGCACTATTGAGACCTGGTCGAATGGATATGCATATTCATATGTCCTATTGTACTAATCAGAGTTTCAAGATTCTGGCTTTTAACTACCTAGGCATCCGTGACCATAGACTATTCCTGGAAATTGAAGGCCTAATCAAGAATGTAGAGGCAACCCCTGCAGAAATTGCAGAGGAACTCATGAGAAGTGAGGATGCTGATGTTGTTCTTGAGGGAGTGGTTAATTTGCTCAAGCGAAAAGCCGATGAAGCCAATCGAATCAAGGACGAGAAGAGTCCAAGCACCCCAGAAGACGATGAGAAGGACGAGATTGAGGAAGAAAAGGTTGATGAAGGTGAAATTCAAGAAGCTAAAAGATTGAGAACTGAAATGTTGTTACATACTTTGAGAAACCAAAGGAGAGGAAGAATGAGAATTGGAAGACCGaacagaggaagaagaggtcgttggtga